In Papaver somniferum cultivar HN1 chromosome 1, ASM357369v1, whole genome shotgun sequence, a genomic segment contains:
- the LOC113359063 gene encoding ankyrin repeat domain-containing protein 65-like: MEAPSPILDSELLKAAYNGNLKLFKRLALNIAKGEGIGVTEAIGKVKDKDSGGSLHFAAEGGNFRSRRTPLHHACLGGHFNTVRYLLEKGADPDALDGINGTPLHCAAKSGDTKIITVLLSKGVRVDVATRSGVASGTALWYAACHGHQDAVKVLLDHGANVS, encoded by the exons ATGG AAGCACCCTCGCCAATTTTAGATTCTGAGTTGCTTAAGGCTGCTTACAATGGAAACCTCAAACTCTTCAAGA GGTTGGCTTTGAATATTGCTAAAGGTGAAGGGATTGGAGTAACAGAAGCGATTGGGAAGGTTAAAGATAAAGATTCAGGGGGATCTCTTCATTTTGCTGCTGAAGGAGGAAATTTTAGAA GTAGAAGAACACCCTTACATCATGCATGTTTAGGAGGGCATTTCAACACAGTTAGATATCTTCTTGAAAAGGGTGCCGACCCTGATGCGCTAGATGGTATAAATGGCACTCCTTTACATTGTGCTGCAAAGTCAG GTGATACAAAGATAATAACCGTGTTACTTTCAAAGGGTGTTCGCGTAGATGTTGCAACTAGGTCTGGCGTTGCGTCTGGCACTGCCCTTTGGTATGCCGCTTGTCATGGTCATCAAGATGCTGTTAAAGTGTTGTTAGATCACGGTGCAAATGTAAGTTGA